A single region of the Brassica rapa cultivar Chiifu-401-42 chromosome A03, CAAS_Brap_v3.01, whole genome shotgun sequence genome encodes:
- the LOC103856230 gene encoding uncharacterized protein LOC103856230 isoform X1 — MLSDDLGTKRAATEEESDSSVSKKPKIEDEDDICMEDEGDSDSDSNNPFLWSTDEEKDDSPTINYSNLQDPEPEWDKDSYDGYTLEFDADGREGFPDDKAYQDFRDYKTKAFKSRGFFEDPFRSIYPIIDLEGPWSDTTNVTRRQYLANIASLCVKKLNEQNRSSVEVVSVVRGNLKPGGGYKLYITFMAREYPNGPLVEYQAKAMDFAGGRKPPFPILCRPASSIS, encoded by the exons ATGTTAAGCGACGATTTGGGGACGAAAAGAGCTGCGACTGAGGAGGAATCTGACTCTTCTGTCTCAAAAAAACCGAAGATCGAAGATGAAGACGACATATGCATGGAAGACGAAGGCGATAGCGATAGCGATAGCAATAACCCATTCTTATGGAGTACCGACGAAGAAAAGGATGACTCTCCGACAATCAACTATTCAAACTTGCAAGATCCGGAACCGGAGTGGGATAAGGACAGTTACGATGGTTACACATTGGAATTCGATGCTGACGGCCGTGAAGGTTTCCCCGACGACAAGGCGTACCAAGACTTCCGCGACTATAAAACCAAGGCCTTTAAGAGTAGG ggGTTTTTTGAAGATCCATTCAGATCCATCTACCCCATTATAGATCTGGAAGGTCCTTGGTCAGACACGACAAACGTGACTAGGAGGCAATATTTGGCAAATATTGCTTCCCTGTGTGTTAAGAAACTCAACGAGCAGAAT CGTTCGTCTGTGGAAGTTGTAAGCGTTGTGAGAGGCAATCTAAAACCAGGAGGTGGGTATAAGCTCTACATTACCTTTATGGCTCGGGAGTATCCCAATGGTCCTCTCGTGGAGTATCAAGCCAAGGCCATGGATTTTGCAGGAGGCAGAAAACCTCCCTTCCCCATTCTCTGCAGGCCAGCCTCTAGCATATCCTAA